A window of Poecilia reticulata strain Guanapo linkage group LG7, Guppy_female_1.0+MT, whole genome shotgun sequence genomic DNA:
AAAGGGGTTGATCATTAATTTGCTTGTTGAATATTTCatgacattgttttaaaaattcagtgATTTTCAGTCCTCAGTGTAAATTGATAGATGGgaattactttaattttagcTTTGAAAAGCCAAACAGTATTAATTTTCCCCCACTGCACATGTTCTTTAAATActctgatgaaaatgtttcatgcaTAATGAAGATATAAGTCAAACTATTTTCAGGTTATAAATGCAGTCATTATGGGCATCTGTAAACACAAACTGTGTAACTCCAACTTATAAATCCTGTGGTTCACAAAGTTTTTGGCTTTTaatccatttaaaaatgaaaacgtgAACAACTTTTGGTTGGATTTTCACTAATAATGCACGATATATCGGCCagtataattattttttcttaacgTCAGTCACAGTCTGATAAATAAAACCGGGTCGATattaacaaatatttgttttcatcttgtcATTTGTTTCCCAAAATGTGTCAAAACTGAGAAATACAAGTAATATCAGTAATTATCAGTTTTAATAGCAACAATATTAAATATCGACCCAAAATTTTATATCCGCACAGCCCtaatttttactaaataatatgctgctttaatttattcaagTCCTGATATCTTCGTTTTTCTTGTACACTAAACCACATGCTGTTTAGGTTATTTTTTCAAGAGGATCTCAGGACTCAAAATGGAGTCTCAACCCAAACTTTGGGAGTCAAAAGTTTGCTTATGCCTTTAACAACACTCCTAGACTTAATAAATACTCACTAAATCATAAAACGAAGCGATACGTTTAATATATGCAAAATGTGAACTTACTGTTCATTGTGAAGGCTGTGTGAGTTTGGCTACCTGAAAGAAAGGCACAGATTAAACATTGACAGTTTCACCAACAGTTTACTTGAATTTTTAACAAGCCGAGGTgctcaaacaaacatttcctgctTTACAACCTGCACACTTCACCATCCAGCTGAACGAATgaccttttaaaaaaagccaaaccTCTTTCACACCAGCCTTCACTACGGTCCGTTCACTTGTTTGACCAGAAAGCGGACTGACCtccataatttaataaaaaccagGCCGTTTACGGCCGTCACATAAAGCTCTCCCATTCAGCAGTTAATCAATCAGACATTGTTTCACCGCAGCTGTTGTTTGGGCTTACCTGAGGGCGCAGCAACAGCTGTGGAACAACCGCGACACGAAACCTCAACAAAGGAccaaacaaccttttttttttttttttttttttttacggcggataaaacaacaaaaacaaagagcaaacactctctgttgttttttcgGGGTTTAAGTTTTAAACTCCGACTGACTCCACCAAGTGAAACTTAACTGCGTGGGTGAAATACAGTAAGAGCAGACAGCTTCTGAAGACTCGTGAGTCGGGAGGGAGACGCTCGCCGTTTCCGCCCCTCCCTTTCCTCTTCTGCTGCCTCAGAGATCCTCTATGAAACAGATGCGCGACTCTGTTGGTTAAAATGCGACACAACAAGTGAACCCGGAAGTGGCGCTGCTCGATCCGACGGACAAGTTGTTGTGGCCTATTTGaatgaaagaatgaatgaatgaatgaatgaatgaatgaatgaatgaatgaatgaatgaatgaatgattgaTACCACTGAAACACCTTATaatcttttaaacaaatacCTTTCAGAGTAATGACTTCTTCCTTGCTGCAGGGCATTTTGGGCGATTTAGATACGACTCACTAATTTGGTTTTCTTGTATGAATGTGGGTAATTTTTTACTTACAcactgcatttttaatttatatttgtctttaaatgtatGAGTCTTAGGSACAAACGATAATCTATCTGGGCATTTCCATGGTATATTCCTATGAATAAATGAACATGATTTCTACAGTTCATGGTGAAATTTTACCCAAGGACAATTCAGACTTAATTTGATATCATCTTATTTATGgtattttgatgttttcattatgCCATACAAGGAAGCAGTGTGTCTcaggtgtgtgttttgttgtttttcaattaaaatatgtataaatattaattaaaatcttaaaagaaaacagaatttgcATTTTCAGACTCAAAATGCCTTGTTTGGCCtgacacacttttcagtttgaaGCATTTTCCTCTTTCAAATTGATTCTGTCAAACTCCAGACGTACATTGAATAGAGAATCTGACAACATTAAGTTTGAGCAATTACAGCTTTATTTCTTGTTCRTGCTCAGCTGTAGAAAAAAAWTAAAACCATGTATTGATTCTCATCATTAACTACACAATTATGTCCagatttgtgttgatctatcacagcaaagctgcaataaaaacataaaaattagtGGTTGTAATGtagccaaaatgtgaaaaagttcaaggtgtaCACATTTACACAATACGTTACATGAattacacaaatttaaaaagcaatttcaGCTCTTATTAAGCCAAGCACAACACACAGAGATGCACTGCAAACTCTAACTTATTAGATTTTTTAKtaataaatgttagaaatatttctaCGTATCATTAAATGTGTAAGATGTTATTAATCCCTGACAATCTTGACTCATCTCACTTTGGTTTTGGCCTTACAGTTagtagaaacataaaaattatcAGTTTAGTTCAGTTTCTTCTAATAAAAGAAGCTCAGCACAATGTGSCACCTTGTGCATTTATSCtaataaactgtttattcaAGAACRCttctgtttggtttgttttcattaaaatgagaAGCTCTTTCTGGGGCAAACTTGATTTGATTGAAAGATAAATGAGAAAACTACCAGAAACATCAGTCATTAAACAACAGTTGGACTCGTCTGCCYGTCTGTCTTCTTCTTGACCAGTTGTCGTTTTCAGTCTTCTGTTcaggcagaagaagaaaaaaaacataaaatactgaaAGTAACCTGCAAGTAAGGTGCAGCGtgaatttatgaaataaaagaaaaaacaaacctgtttcttttttaaagtgtgaaacCTTTAAACCGTTGTGGTCTTTGAGTCGTGGGTCGCTTGTTTGTCTCCAGCACCATCCTAAAGAGAACAAGAGTTAAAACATGTAGGAACAAACCAGAAATAGAACCAGCATGATAATGAGGAGACCGACCTTGTGAGGAATGCGCAGGTCGCTGGTGTCAGAGTTCAACCCGCCGACGTCGCCRTTCTTTAGACCGTTTGCTTTCTGTGAGTCAAGGGTCGCAGAGGtgtcttgttcttcttcttcgaTGTGCAGCGTTTCGCTTTGGACTGCCGACAGCTGCATCTCCAAGCTCTCCGACTCGCAGGAGTTGTTCAGTTCAGAGCTGCTCTCACTTGGTGGagctttttctccatcttttttaTCTTCTACCTCTTTGGAGCTCTTCCCCTCTTCGCCCTGAMCGCCGGCTGCTCCGGACTTCTCTTTCCCAGATGTTCCCGCTCCGGCTTCCTCCTGCGCCACAGAGCTTCGGTTCTCGGAGCGGCAGGAAGTCGTGTCCAGCTCTCTGGATTCGGACGGGCTCCTGTTCAGGGTGGACGACCGAGAGGAGAAGCCGAGTGTGCTGCTGTCTCTGGACAGAGTGCTGTGGCGCGGTTTATCCGGAGACCTGAGACTGGACCGCAGGCTCGTTCTGGGATTGTAGGTCCGGTTAAATTCAGAAAAACTGGCCTTCCAGGCCCTGGGTGACAGCAGAGTCCGTCTCTTCAGGGAGCCATACCTGAAATAATTCACGGGAATGTGACAACTTTTTATATCTGCAGTGACTGCAAAGGTTTCACAGCCAAaccttttcaaattttattaaGTTAAAGCAATTAATTGGTTTCATTGGGAAAGTAGGAGAAAGATCAGGAAAAGTAAATTAATGCATCGATTTCAacaattctgaaaaataaaaatctgaaaattgtatGTGTGYTCATTCTCCTATGAGTTAAAGGTGACATATTGTTATTCCTTGAATATTTCAGGGTAGGTCTATGGGCTACACAAAACAttgtcataatttttattttttatttttttgcaaatcatTCTTATATAATGATGTTTCAGACTGTTCTGATTGTTCAGATTTAGCTACTTTTGTgacatcttgtcactttaaatccaaataaactgctggccaaactcaatgttttcactcacatgtgaaaatggctggaAACAGATGCATAATTATACAACTgcaaatctttgaaaagcacGAGTGGAGCCTCCTCCACACCAGAAAGTGGTTTCTATATGCTAAgtcgacaacaaaacacttgtcttttccagcagccattgcactgcagaaacactaaatcttaccaagtatttttagtctaatttCTTCCTCAAATATCTTTTCCTGATCCATTATAGCTCAATAAWCCTCCAGCTGTGATGGATACATGTgaaaacattctgtttttattatttttatcaactGTATGTACAGCCTAGAGGGGGAAACGTACCTCTGCAGCCCCCTCACAGCAAACGTTTTGTCAGGATGCTGAGCCTGCAGCTCTTTTATCACRCACTGCAGATCAAGATTGAGCTGCAAGAGGACACGGGTGGTCAAAACAAGATAATCTCTCCACGTTATAATTGTGTTTCACTTCAAAGCGAGACATACCGTGCTCATTTCCTTATAGAAGATGTCTCGTAAATTAGACACAGCTGAGAAGACAGTCACGTAACATCCGATGCGGCTACagggagaaaaacacacaatttatttaaaaagacgCGAAAGAGGAAAGAGAAATGTAACATTGCAAAGAAAGCTATCGGACCTGTCATAGAGGACAGGCAGCTCCTCTTTCAGCTCATTGTTGATCCCRTCATAGACGTTTTTGGCAGCTAGCATCTCTTCCTTTGCCTGCAGAGTGAAAGGATTGATATTTAAGCAGATGAAGGCACAcgaaaaaaaaccttctgagATTTTTAATGCTCTTTCAAAGACCTTGCTTATCTTGATATCGTCCCTCTTCTTGGCGGTCTGCAGAGACTCAAGGGTGTGAAGGGACGAGTCRTAGTCCACCCGTTTTCTTCCCCTCTTGGCAATTTTCTCCTACGAGTTAAGAAGTAGATTAACAGAAATGTGAATTTGTTCTCATGCTTCTGTTTTGTCCACATGTTCAGCTSTGTTTCCCTGCATTACCCGAACATCCGGGAACTGTCCCACGTAGGACTCCATGGTGCGGACGGCCTGGTCCAACATCTTCACCTCGTGGTCGTTCCACAGGAGGTCCTCGCCCTTCAGTAACCGGCGTAAACATTACRTTAATTATTcactaaagctgcagtatgtaacttttataaggaatatatatttttacatatttgttaaMACTGTCGCCATACCGGGATAGTTTGGTACAAGATcgataatctgtaaaaagatcaatctccttcACTTCTTCCCTGAGCTATTAtcgccgtctgaagaaatgcacYGCTCCCcgatcaaaaacaaccaatcagagccaggaggcgggtcttaacAATGTCAATCAATGGCATGCACCTGCTAAATGTTCttatggcggagaaacaacttacagttaCAGGGAAgccgtttatctgccgtcatagGTGGCTATGCTAGCTAGCACTAGCATTCTCAACAtactatgctagctgcagcataacAGCAAGAGGGGAGAAAATGGTGGAATAAGCAGCATCACacaagattgtgattgacagcgctaaaaaCCACTACAAagcactagcggaacaagtcRGcgacattaaatacacctttctcatcAGGTGAGGGCGCACTTTTTCCGTCTacaatcagacatttaagcaaCTTGAAatcattcctccctccctgacACCTCCACCCCCATCCGGCCCGGTTCRGGGGGCAGACGCCCCCCCAGCCCTYcctatagctccgcccctgCCACAAAGGACTCATAAATGTgaattggaagaaaaatgaagcatAGTTGTTtgggatatttatttttttagcatttattgaaagaaaaatctgaaaattgtgttGGGAGTTTATATTCAGAAATACtcaatatttttgtgaaacaacTCCAGACTGATTAGTTGTTTCCATTtagcactgggagcactgggagaaagcagaggagcttgatttattTGTCTCATACTATACTGCCATGGcataatgacagtttcaacaaatatgtaaaaaWcattttttataaaagttacattttgcagCTTTAAGACAGATAGAAGAATGAGTTCAACCCCTGTGGTTTCTACcttatttattataattaaatgCTCTGTTGCAtctattattaatatttaacactgttGGAGTCGCGTCTTCATTAATAAGCAACTGGGGATAAGTAAAGTCTATTCTATTGTAtgcatgttgctgttttctctctgtcacTAACCTCAACAATGGCTCCCAGGTCTTCCTCTCCAGCCCAGTCGCTTTCATAAACATCAAACAGAGACTGAGAGAGGCGTCTTGACGCTTCACGCATATCTGCAGAAAGTACAACTTATCTGAGACCAGCAGATGGCACAAATCTACATCTGCTGCACGTGCAAGCATCCACTTCATACCTCTTATTGCATCAATGTAGTTCCGTAAGTCCTTGTACATCCGGTTCCCGTCTGTCTGTGAATAGAAAAGGATTTGCGATGATTTAATGCgtttaaaaaagtattcaaaccccttGGATTTTTACAGATTGTTTTCAGGGCACAAGAgaaaactttaatgcattttgacaggattttacagtaaaaatcatcataaagaaacaagaaaaatgatGCGTAGTtattttggatttctttttctaaacatttatttaaaggaaaatctgaaaattatggtgggaatttattttcataaatactcaatattttattaaatcactctttgatttccatttgttctcaattggatttaggtctagactttgactggaccattcagTGACTTTTGACGGCAGTATGTTTTTCTTAGCTTTTATTTAAGGATGTCATAGTATAGGGGGCTgagttttcaatattttatttgtaaacaatttcaaaattcGTGTTTCATTCCTTCAATTTAACGAGCATgagctgaagaaatgcaccgctccccaatcaaaaacaaccaatcagagccaggaggcgggtcttaacAATGTCAATCAATGGCATGCACCTGCTAAATGTTCTTATCGCGGAGATAAGATAAAGTTGTTTTACCacataaaaaccaaagaaaacattaaaattggtCGTTGTGAAGTAAAACTAATGTAGATTAAgagacatgaatacttttgcaacagGTTTAGAGcgtatttgtgattattaagAATAATTGAGCTTAAGGTTTTGTTACCTGCTGGTCGTTGAACATCTGGAGGGAGCTTTCAAACTGATCATCTCTCGTCTCCATCGACTTTCCAAGCCTTTGCATCACCtgcagtaaagtaaaaaaaacacctaaatctctcctttcttttcttgttttggtaTTTGAGAAACAAGAAATCCTAAAGTTTGCACCTTTTCTTTGCCTCTGCTCAGCTGTCTTTGCACTTTCTTAGCAAAATCGCCAGAGTTGCCTTTTGGGCTTGTGCTCTCTGCCATGTTTGagcttgtctgtttttattcctgagagaaaaacacacaaaaaatataacaagACACAGAGGTgaatttttctttgttcaaGAAGGATATGTATGAACTAATCTTAGTAAAACTGACACAAGGAAAACATAcgttaaaaaataatgaaactaagACAAAATacttatcatttatttatttgggttGACTTATCTGTCttctttatttcaataaaacatttattgtttagtGTATTCAAGATTTAATGACCTGACAgtattttaaatgtgataaTTTTGGCCGACGAGACAAAAGAGTTTAAAGAGCACTGCCGCAAAGCAAAGACGGAATCTGTAAAATGGCTAAGGACCGGTCATGCTGTGGGTCAGTTTCTTTTCCTAAAAGTCTGGGAATCTGTTAGAGAATTAGACTTTTTacaactgaaatgaaatgttaaactattttaagacttttctaAGTAGTTATTTCTTgccactgtaaataaataacagttatTGACAGTTAACACTTATTGATAATAACTATTTAATCTGGTTAcaagaggtaaaaataaaagatgagtaCATttctggccaaaaaaaaaaaaaaaaaaactcagaagtttttagattaatctaaaaataatttatagaaaaaaaaaggggcatTTCTGgatgtttaaagttgaaaatttactagaaaaaaatcagaaattttgagattaaccccagaaattttctagaaaaaaacatggaaaattcagtttcaaaagtaaattttttaaaaaacttttagaaatgtgtttatttatttattaagaggAGGCgtaaattttttacaaaaactgacatttttgggttttttatagAAACAGACGCTCTTTGAACTACACTACCCAGAGTTCATTGCAGAACCCGCTTCCTGTGGACTCGCGGTGGTGAACTTTACCCAAACTGTTGagtatttgtctgttttttggaGGCGTGGC
This region includes:
- the bin2a gene encoding bridging integrator 2a produces the protein MAESTSPKGNSGDFAKKVQRQLSRGKEKVMQRLGKSMETRDDQFESSLQMFNDQQTDGNRMYKDLRNYIDAIRDMREASRRLSQSLFDVYESDWAGEEDLGAIVEGEDLLWNDHEVKMLDQAVRTMESYVGQFPDVREKIAKRGRKRVDYDSSLHTLESLQTAKKRDDIKISKAKEEMLAAKNVYDGINNELKEELPVLYDSRIGCYVTVFSAVSNLRDIFYKEMSTLNLDLQCVIKELQAQHPDKTFAVRGLQRYGSLKRRTLLSPRAWKASFSEFNRTYNPRTSLRSSLRSPDKPRHSTLSRDSSTLGFSSRSSTLNRSPSESRELDTTSCRSENRSSVAQEEAGAGTSGKEKSGAAGXQGEEGKSSKEVEDKKDGEKAPPSESSSELNNSCESESLEMQLSAVQSETLHIEEEEQDTSATLDSQKANGLKNGDVGGLNSDTSDLRIPHKDGAGDKQATHDSKTTTV